DNA sequence from the Polyangia bacterium genome:
TCGGTGTCGACCGAACCGGGACAGACGGCGTTGACGGCGATGCGATGGGCGCGCAGCTCTTCCGCCAGGGCGCGGGTGAACCCGACCACACCGTGCTTGGCGGCGCAGTACGCGGTCAGCCCGGCGGTGCCTTGCCGGCCCGAGATCGAGGCGACATTGATGATGCGTCCGCTGCCGCGCGCCTGCATATCGGCGACGAAGGCCCGCGACACCAGGAACGTTCCTTTGAGGTTGCTGTCGACCACTTCGTCCCACGCCTCTTCGGGCAGCGACGCCAGCGGAGCGCGCGCCACCGTGCCGGCGTTGTTGACCAGGATGTCGGGGACGCCGATGCGTTCGCGAACCGTGTGGGCAAAGCGCGCCACGTCGTCGGCCAGGCGCACGTCGCAGACCAGGACGTCGGGCGCCGCGTGCAGCGCGCAGCCCATCACCTCGGCACCGGCGGCGCGCAGAGCGGTGGCGATGGCCAATCCGATGCCGCGCGCGGCGCCGGTGACCACCGCCGTCGATCCGGCCAGCGTCATCGGACCCGCCCGCCCAGGTTCGCGGCCGCCAGCAGTCGCGCCTTCAGATCGGGACGCTCGCGCATGTCGCCGACGAAGGCGCTGGTCACGACGCCCGATTGATCGTGTTTTTCGCCGGGGATGGCCAGGCACATCTGCTCTGCTTCGATCACGCAGCCGGCGCCGCGCGCCTGCAGGTGGCGGCACAAGCTGTCGGCGATCTGGTGCGTGGCTCGCTCTTGCAGCGTCAGGCGGCGGGTGAAGCAATCGACCAGCTCGGCCAGCCGTCCGAACCCCACCAGCTTGCCGTTCGGGATGTACGCGACGTGGGCCACTCCGCGGTAGGGCAGCAAGTGGTGCGGGCACATCGAATGAAAGCGCAGGCCGCCCACCACCACCACGTCGGGATCAGCCTCGCCCACCACCGGATCGCCCAGGATGGCCGCCGCATCCATGGCGTACCCGGACAAAAATTCCGTCGCCCACAGGTGCGCCACACGGGCCGGGGTCTGCGCCAGATCGCCGTCAGCGGCCGGGTCCAGGCCCGACGCGCGCAACAGCGCTGCCACTGCCGCCTGCAGCGCCGCCTCGTCGGGCACGTTCAGTCCAGCCGTTGCGGCGCGCGCGGGATCTGTTCGTCGATGGGGCGACGCGAGCCGAAACCGCCGTCGACGGTATGCCAGAAACGAATCTGCTTTTCGCCCAGCTTCCAGCACAGCAGGATCTCATCGCTGCCGCGGCGGCCGGGAAAATCAACCAGTCCGGTCTCGATGTCTTTGATCTGACCGCCCAGGGCCTTGACCCGTTCAATCTCGTCGGACAGGGCTTCGTAGAAACCGCGCAGCACCGCTTTGGCCTGGCGCACCTCGGGCGTGCCGGTGTCTTCGGCCGAGGCCTCGTCGCGCTTGCCGCGGCCGCCGGCGCGATCCAGTTTCTCTTCCACGCCCCGCAGGCCGGCGCGCAGCTGCAGGACGTCGGTGAAGATCCGTTCCAGCGTCGGGATCAGCTCTTCGACGTCGCCCACGGTGAAATGCGTTCGCGCCATCGGGATAACTTACATCATTCTGGCGTCGGCAACTGTCCACCCACGATCGCCCGGTGCGCTGTCGCCGCCGACGGCCAGTGTCTTGGTGGTCGTGACGCCGCTGCGGGCCTTAGGAAGAGGCGCTCACTTGCACGCGTAGGCGCTGAGCGCCGGCGTGATGCCGTTGGCGGTCTCGCTGCTGGTGTAATAGCCAAGGCCGTCGGGCCTGTACTCGACGGCTTCGCCCTGCGGTTCGGCGGCGACCGGCATTGTCATGGCGGCGCCGCTAAACACCGAGACCAGATCGCCGTCGGCCCGGCGGGTCAGCTCGTAAAGCGCCAGCTTGGTGCGGATGAGGATCCGATCGCTGCAAGGATGAAAGCTGCCCCC
Encoded proteins:
- a CDS encoding DUF2203 domain-containing protein, encoding MARTHFTVGDVEELIPTLERIFTDVLQLRAGLRGVEEKLDRAGGRGKRDEASAEDTGTPEVRQAKAVLRGFYEALSDEIERVKALGGQIKDIETGLVDFPGRRGSDEILLCWKLGEKQIRFWHTVDGGFGSRRPIDEQIPRAPQRLD
- the folE gene encoding GTP cyclohydrolase I, whose protein sequence is MPDEAALQAAVAALLRASGLDPAADGDLAQTPARVAHLWATEFLSGYAMDAAAILGDPVVGEADPDVVVVGGLRFHSMCPHHLLPYRGVAHVAYIPNGKLVGFGRLAELVDCFTRRLTLQERATHQIADSLCRHLQARGAGCVIEAEQMCLAIPGEKHDQSGVVTSAFVGDMRERPDLKARLLAAANLGGRVR
- a CDS encoding SDR family NAD(P)-dependent oxidoreductase, which codes for MTLAGSTAVVTGAARGIGLAIATALRAAGAEVMGCALHAAPDVLVCDVRLADDVARFAHTVRERIGVPDILVNNAGTVARAPLASLPEEAWDEVVDSNLKGTFLVSRAFVADMQARGSGRIINVASISGRQGTAGLTAYCAAKHGVVGFTRALAEELRAHRIAVNAVCPGSVDTDMLKIGMPGATPMMSPEDVAGVVLYLATEAPLALTGSCVDVFG